One stretch of Glycine soja cultivar W05 chromosome 7, ASM419377v2, whole genome shotgun sequence DNA includes these proteins:
- the LOC114418222 gene encoding alanine aminotransferase 2-like: protein MRKYAADRFRHLFNRSLLLLRHRHHHNHHPFPYSSSVSSLSPFSRSRFLSSTPFSMASDSPFPVTAQNINPKVLKCEYAVRGEVVTLAQNLQKDLQANPGSHPFDEILYCNIGNPQSLGQQPITFFREVLALCDHPAILDKSETQGLFSTDAIQRAWQIVDQIPGRATGAYSHSQGVKGLRDTIAAGIEERDGFPANPDDIFMTDGASPAVHNMMQLLIRSENDGILCPIPQYPLYSASIALHGGCLVPYYLDEATGWGLEIPELKKQLEAAKSKGINVRALVVINPGNPTGQVLGEANQRDIVEFCKQEGLVLLADEVYQENVYVPEKKFHSFKKVSRSMGYGENDITLVSFQSVSKGYHGECGKRGGYMEVTGFSAEVREQIYKVASVNLCSNISGQILASLVMSPPKVGDESYDSFMAEKENILASLARRAKTLEDAFNKLEGVTCNKAEGAMYLFPQIRLSEKAIKAAEAANATPDNFYCKRLLNATGVVVVPGSGFGQVPGTWHFRCTILPPEEKIPAIVTRLTEFHEKFMDEFRD, encoded by the exons ATGCGGAAATATGCTGCAGACAGATTCAGGCACCTTTTCAACCGTTCACTCCTTCTTCTGCGTCACCGTCACCATCATAATCACCATCCCTTTCCTTATTCTTCTTCTGTTTCATCCCTCTCCCCATTTTCTCGCTCTCGTTTCTTGTCCTCTACTCCTTTCTCCATGGCTTCTGATTCCCCTTTCCCTGTCACCGCTCAAAACATCAACCCCAAG GTTCTGAAATGTGAGTATGCTGTTAGAGGAGAGGTTGTCACACTTGCCCAG AATTTGCAAAAGGATTTACAGGCCAATCCAGGTTCTCACCCATTTGATGAg ATACTTTACTGCAACATTGGAAATCCTCAGTCTCTGGGCCAGCAGCCAATAACTTTTTTCCGAGAG GTTCTTGCATTATGTGACCATCCAGCTATATTGGACAAAAGTGAAACACAGGGTTTGTTCAG TACTGACGCAATACAGCGAGCATGGCAGATTGTGGATCAGATTCCTGGGAGAGCAACTGGTGCCTATAGCCATAGTCAG GGTGTCAAGGGCTTGCGTGATACAATAGCTGCTGGAATTGAAGAGCGTGATGGTTTTCCTGCCAATCCCGATGACATTTTCATGACTGATGGTGCAAGCCCTGCT GTCCATAATATGATGCAATTACTCATTAGATCAGAAAATGACGGTATTCTGTGTCCCATTCCACAGTACCCTCTGTACTCAGCCTCAATTGCCCTCCATGGTGGCTGCCTG GTACCTTATTATCTAGATGAAGCAACAGGCTGGGGGTTGGAAATACCTGAACTCAAGAAGCAATTGGAGGCTGCCAAGTCTAAGGGCATCAATGTTAGGGCTTTAGTTGTTATAAATCCTGGCAATCCAACGGGGCAG GTTCTTGGTGAGGCAAATCAGCGAGATATAGTAGAGTTTTGCAAGCAAGAAGGTTTGGTTCTTTTAGCTGATGAG GTATATCAAGAAAATGTTTATGTTCCTGAGAAGAAATTTCACTCTTTCAAGAAGGTATCTCGGTCCATGGGATATGGTGAGAATGATATCACCTTAGTATCTTTTCAATCAGTCTCCAAAG GCTATCACGGGGAGTGTGGGAAACGAGGAGGTTATATGGAGGTGACTGGGTTTTCTGCAGAAGTGAGGGAACAAATATATAAAGTGGCATCTGTCAACCTTTGCTCTAATATCTCTGGTCAAATTCTTGCAAGCTTGGTCATGAGTCCACCCAAG GTTGGAGATGAGTCCTATGACTCATTCATGGCTGAGAAGGAGAATATTTTGGCGTCCCTTGCCAGGCGTGCAAAG ACACTAGAAGATGCATTCAACAAATTAGAGGGTGTAACATGCAACAAAGCAGAAGGGGCAATGTACCTGTTCCCCCAAATTCGCCTGTCCGAAAAGGCTATCAAAGCTGCAGAGGCTGCAAATGCAACACCTGATAACTTCTATTGCAAACGCTTGCTTAATGCCACAGGAGTAGTTGTTGTTCCTGGTTCTGGTTTTGGACAG GTTCCTGGCACATGGCATTTTAGGTGCACCATATTGCCTCCAGAAGAAAAGATTCCGGCCATCGTCACCCGCTTGACTGAGTTCCATGAAAAATTCATGGATGAGTTCCGTGACTAA
- the LOC114418223 gene encoding pectinesterase 3-like, whose translation MDTIKSFKGYGKVDELEQQAYQKKTRKRLIIIAGSSIVLFAVIIAAVAGVVIHKRNTSSSPSSDSPPQTELTPAASLKAVCHVTQYPNSCFSAISSLPESNTTDPELLFKLSLRVAIDELSKLSSFPSKLRANAEHDARLQKAIDVCGNVFGDALERLNDSISALGSGAAEAGKIISPASVGDVETWISAALTDQDTCLDALAELNSTASRGALREIETAMRNSTEFASNSLAIVTKILGLLSKFDSPIHHRRLLGFPEWLGAAERRLLQVNSSETTPDAVVASDGSGQFRTIGEALRLVKKKSEKRFVVHVKEGRYVENIDLDKNTWNVFIFGDGKEKTVVVGSRNFMDGTPTFETATFAVKGKGFIAKDIGFVNNAGASKHQAVALRSGSDRSVFFRCSFDGFQDTLYAHSNRQFYRDCDITGTIDFIFGNAAAVFQNCKIMPRQPLPNQFNTITAQGKKDPNQNTGIIIQKSKFIPLGNNLTAPTYLGRPWKDFSTTVIMQSDIGSFLKPVGWISWVSNVEPVSTIFYAEYQNTGPGADVSQRVKWAGYKPTLTDVEADKFTVQSFIQGPEWLPNAAVEFDSTL comes from the exons ATGGATACAATCAAGTCCTTCAAGGGCTACGGCAAAGTAGACGAGTTGGAGCAGCAAGCCTATCAGAAGAAGACACGTAAGCGCCTCATAATCATCGCAGGCTCTTCCATCGTTCTATTTGCGGTGATCATCGCTGCGGTCGCAGGGGTTGTGATACACAAGCGCAACACCTCATCATCGCCCTCCTCTGACTCGCCCCCGCAAACTGAGTTAACCCCGGCCGCGTCACTCAAAGCGGTTTGCCACGTGACTCAGTACCCTAACTCGTGCTTCTCCGCAATCTCCTCGTTACCGGAATCCAACACCACTGATCCGGAGCTCCTCTTCAAGCTCTCTCTCCGCGTCGCCATTGACGAGCTCTCGAAGCTCTCGAGCTTTCCTTCGAAGCTCCGCGCCAATGCGGAACACGACGCGCGTCTCCAGAAGGCGATCGATGTCTGCGGGAACGTCTTCGGCGACGCGCTGGAACGGCTCAACGACTCGATCTCCGCGCTCGGAAGCGGCGCCGCTGAGGCCGGAAAGATTATCTCTCCGGCGAGTGTTGGCGACGTGGAGACGTGGATCAGCGCCGCGCTCACGGACCAGGACACGTGCCTCGACGCGCTCGCCGAGCTGAACTCCACCGCCTCGCGCGGCGCGCTGCGCGAGATCGAAACCGCGATGAGGAACTCCACGGAGTTCGCGAGCAACAGTTTGGCCATTGTCACGAAGATCCTAGGGTTGCTTTCGAAGTTCGATTCACCGATTCACCACCGGCGGCTGCTAGGGTTTCCGGAGTGGCTCGGCGCGGCGGAGCGGAGGCTGCTTCAGGTGAACAGCAGCGAAACGACGCCGGACGCTGTGGTGGCGAGTGACGGTAGCGGACAGTTCAGGACGATCGGTGAGGCGCTGAGATTGGTGAAGAAGAAGAGCGAGAAGAGGTTCGTGGTGCACGTGAAGGAAGGGCGTTACGTTGAGAACATCGATTTGGATAAGAATACGTGGAATGTGTTTATCTTCGGTGACGGCAAGGAGAAAACCGTCGTCGTTGGTAGCCGGAACTTCATGGACGGCACGCCGACTTTCGAAACCGCCACCTTCG CTGTGAAAGGCAAGGGATTCATTGCCAAAGACATAGGATTCGTGAACAATGCAGGTGCATCTAAGCACCAGGCTGTGGCATTGAGATCTGGCTCGGATCGTTCTGTGTTCTTTAGATGCTCATTTGATGGCTTCCAAGATACCCTCTATGCCCATTCCAACCGCCAGTTCTACCGTGACTGTGACATTACAGGCACCATAGACTTCATATTCGGCAATGCAGCTGCTGTGTTCCAAAACTGCAAAATAATGCCTAGACAGCCTCTACCAAACCAGTTCAACACCATCACAGCTCAGGGCAAGAAGGACCCCAACCAGAACACCGGAATCATAATCCAGAAATCAAAATTCATTCCCCTTGGAAACAATCTCACAGCTCCCACATACCTTGGTAGGCCATGGAAAGATTTCTCCACCACTGTGATCATGCAATCTGATATTGGGTCATTCTTGAAGCCAGTGGGGTGGATTAGTTGGGTCTCCAATGTGGAACCTGTAAGTACAATCTTCTATGCTGAATACCAGAATACTGGGCCTGGAGCTGACGTGTCCCAGAGGGTCAAATGGGCTGGTTATAAGCCCACTCTCACGGACGTGGAGGCAGACAAGTTCACTGTGCAGTCCTTTATCCAAGGCCCTGAGTGGTTGCCAAATGCTGCTGTGGAGTTTGATTCCACCTTGTGA